In a genomic window of Malassezia japonica chromosome 4, complete sequence:
- the DPB2 gene encoding DNA-directed DNA polymerase (COG:L; EggNog:ENOG503NVDX) → MDGGSDGVHVPPDVRRVILRTFTTKHHLQMRADAVQFVYGTLQAHDLLQDAAAAAEAVEALATALVEQHVSGAQLSGFDGLVVTREILQKMYDQLLVESAEGDAPSASARVTQGDAPGVERYLHVLDAFSMPRTVFSASRKVFERIERAPSLLSAPSAPSEHLGERYELLRSIVMRNEHFLPPLAVGPGVRERQSFMKLTTTKNLLGRHGQSCLLFGRLSTMPDGAYALEDSEGSVVLDLSQAIAGEGIFTEGAYILVEGEYTPDERLRAFAIGHPPSENRESARALFGHIDFSGVGAVPQKHVPALRAQEMQHADLCMAVFSEVHLDHGPSLSNLRAIFQGYHDADFIPYVIVLCGNFSATPVEADGEQLERYQEGFANLAELLLRFPRLVEQTHFVFVPGPDDPAATPVLPRARLPAPLVERFERRMPVSFCEERLHWMSNPCRILYFSQEIVVFRDDVMSKMLRSAVRLKHEISEGDLQKFLVSTLLDQAHLCPLPQPVRPVLWEYANALRLYPMPSALVLADRYERQNAGVYG, encoded by the exons ATGGACGGAGggagcgacggcgtgcacgTCCCGCCGGATGTGCGGCGCGTCATTCTGCGCACCTTTACCACGAAGCACCACCTTCAGATGCGTGCGGATGCTGTGCAGTTTGTCTATGGCACGCTGCAAGCGCACGATCTGCTGCAGGATGCAGCCGCAGCGGCCGAagccgtcgaggcgctcgcgaccgcgctcgtcgagcagcacgtcagcggcgcgcagctctCGGGCTTTGACGGGCTCGTGGTGACACGCGAGATCCTGCAAAAGATGTACGACCAGCTGCTGGTCGAGTctgccgagggcgacgcgccgagcgcctcggcgcgcgtcacgcagggcgacgcgccgggtGTCGAGCGCTATCTGCATGTTCTCGACGCGTTTTCCATGCCGCGCACCGTGTTtagcgcgtcgcgcaaaGTGTTCGAGCG AATCGAGCGCGCCCCGTCGCTGCTGTCCGCCCCGAGCGCCCCGAGCGAGCACCTGGGCGAGCGgtacgagctgctgcggaGCATTGTGATGCGCAACGAGCACTTtctgccgccgctcgccgtcggcccgggcgtgcgcgagcgccagtCGTTCATGAAGCTGACCACGACCAAGAACCTGCTTGGTCGGCACGGGCAGTCGTGTCTCTTGTTTGGGCGCCTGTCGACGATGCCGGAtggcgcgtacgcgctcgaggacagCGAAGGGAGCGTCGTGTTGGACCTGAGCCAGGCG ATCGCGGGCGAAGGCATCTTTACCGAAGGCGCCTATATCCTGGTCGAAGGCGAGTACAcgccggacgagcgcctgcgtgcgtTTGCGATCGGCCATCCGCCTAGTGAGAATCGGGAGAGTGcacg cgcgctttTTGGCCATATCGACTTTAGCGGTGTCGGCGCCGTTCCCCAAAAGCATGTG CCTGCCCTGCGTGCGCAAGAAATGCAGCATGCAGACCTGTGCATGGCCGTCTTTTCCGAGGTCCACCTCGACCACGGCCCGTCGCTCTCGAATTTGCGCGCAATCTTCCAGGGCTACCACGATGCAGACTTTATTCCGTACGTGATTGTGCTGTGCGGCAACTTtagcgcgacgccggtcgaggccgatggcgagcagctcgagcgctaCCAGGAAGGCTTTGCgaacctcgccgagctccttcTGCGCTTCCCCCGGCTCGTGGAGCAGACGCACTTTGTGTTTGTGCCCGGCCCCGACGACCctgcggcgacgccggtgcTCCCCCGTGCGCGTctgcctgcgccgctcgtcgagcgctttGAGCGGCGGATGCCTGTGTCGTTCTGTGAAGAGCGGCTGCACTGGATGAGCAACCCCTGCCGCATCCTCTACTTTTCGCAGGAGATTGTCGTGTTCCGCGACGATGTCATGAGCAagatgctgcgcagcgccgtgcgcctcaAGCACGAGATCAGCGAGGGCGACTTGCAGAAATTC cttgTCTCGACGCTGCTGGACCAAGCGCATCTGTGTCCCCTCCCCCAGCCGGTGCGCCCCGTGCTGTGGGAGTACGCCAATGCCCTGCGCCTATACCCGATGCCCAGTGCG CTCGTGCTTGCGGATCGCTACGAACG GCAGAACGCAGGTGTGTATGGCTGA
- a CDS encoding uncharacterized protein (EggNog:ENOG503Q4ZN; COG:A), giving the protein MTRTEAKPPVEPRAGHARRGLLYVDPRIVEENTAPRPRRTTPRASVAPPRAQQKRTSGEVHRLNAELQTIEHRLRSIECTDDLCALDLYHDQKLFMNGSLSLLELLQQENRTKHARQLPELHTVLTRTWKVGIELALDQLYDMLAHTDTVATPRPLSHHDLGEDVMSPHCILVEVVECTLCNAYALCACLYEMSTELRVRRACVEWLGDLACRQLAFLQFLHASQGVRRGRSHRRHASVPDEPELAVGRYRVPDEAQLAIQGFDLSRTHGSRSALREEYDAWQTTAYLWYGMATRDTPNEGHLYTSLAQLSSSDELMALYYFCKSLQVVHPSTDARELMQEYFSQAAQKHRTRSDASVAELVVYLHGVLATRTDMDDASHALARLASHFHVQNASEAAMAYSGTRYPHILLETQWMMIGLCTVAALFEFGRADAFVDIRLLAAYRTPSDARLFSEKSLASVTALLERDTVPIHEERPEASACDAALAAGVPPPTAHALGLLVELVQIAAALQHEALHNTVAHINAPTAFLVLVFAALHALALHVHESDAAATLCAILRTHLPWKLLLEFGWTDVFPSDNGADVAEIARHVLPEDWCFKGIAWNTFHATFPDSIPRRGGASAQAATPPTEVPSGKSAFTFSSETNMFGDLGAMARHFASLKTHSYLSAYAQDPDLQQLLRVRHARYLLLLAGLYTELGQKGYT; this is encoded by the exons ATGACACGCACCGAGGCCAAGCCCCCCGTGGAGCCACGGGCGGGCCATGCACGCCGCGGTCTGCTGTACGTCGATCCACGGATCGTGGAGGAGAATACGGCACCGCGTCCCcgccgcacgacgccgcgcgcaagcgtggctccgccgcgtgcgcagcaaaagcgcacgagcggcgaAGTGCATCGCCTCAATGCGGAGCTGCAGACGAtcgagcaccgcctgcgctcgaTCGAGTGCACAGACGACCTgtgcgcgctcgacctgtACCACGACCAGAAACT TTTTATGAATGGCTCCTtgtcgctcctcgagctgttGCAGCAGGAAAACAGGACCAAGCatgcgcggcagctgcCGGAGCTGCACACCGTGCTCACGCGCACCTGGAAAGTGGGCAttgagctcgcgctcgaccagctgtACGATATGCTGGCCCACACCGATACCGTTGCCACTCCGCGGCCTCTCTCGCACCACGACCTGGGCGAGGACGTAATGTCGCCGCACTgcatcctcgtcgaggtcgtcgagtGCACGCTGTGCAATGCGTATGCGCTCTGCGCGTGTCTGTACGAAATGTcgaccgagctgcgcgtgcgccgcgcgtgcgtcgagtggctcggcgacctcgcGTGCCGCCAGCTGGCTTTTCTCCAGTTTCTGCACGCCTCGCAGGGCGTGCGGCGGGGGCGCTCACACCGGCGCcacgcgagcgtgccggacGAGCCAGAACTCGCCGTGGGACGCTACCGCGtgccggacgaggcgcagctcgccatcCAGGGCTTCGACCTGTCCCGCACGCacggctcgcgctcggccctGCGAGAAGAGTACGACGCGTGGCAAACCACAGCCTACCTCTGGTACGGCatggcgacgcgcgacacgcCCAACGAAGGTCACCTCTATAcctcgctcgcgcagctgtcgagcagcgacgagctcaTGGCCTTGTACTACTTCTGCAAGAGCCTCCAAGTGGTGCACCCCAGCACGGACGCCCGCGAGCTCATGCAGGAGTACTTTTCGCAGGCCGCCCAGAAgcaccgcacgcgctcggaCGCGTCGGTGGCCGAGCTGGTGGTGTACTTGCACGGGGTGCTCGCCACGCGCACGGACATGGACGACGCCTCGCACGCGCTGGCACGCCTCGCGTCTCACTTTCATGTACAGAACGCAAGTGAGGCCGCGATGGCGTACTCTGGCACGCGCTATCCCCATAtcctgctcgagacgcagTGGATGATGATCGGCCTCTGCACCGTCGCTGCGCTGTTTGAGTTTGGGCGCGCAGACGCATTTGTCGACAtccgcctcctcgccgcgTACCGCACGCCGTCCGACGCTCGCCTCTTTTCCGAGAAAAGCCTCGCGAGCgtcacggcgctgctcgagcgtgacACGGTGCCGATCCACGAGGAACGCCccgaggcgagcgcgtgcgatgcggcgctcgcggcgggcgtgccgccgcccacggcgcacgccctcggcctgctcgtgGAGCTGGTGCAGATTGCGgcagcgctgcagcacgaggCCTTGCACAACACCGTCGCACATATCAACGCCCCGACCGCGTTTTTGGTGCTGGTCTTTGCCGCACTgcatgcgcttgcgctgcacgtcCACGaaagcgacgcggcggcgacgctgTGCGCcatcctgcgcacgcatcTCCCTTGGaagctcctgctcgagttTGGCTGGACAGACGTCTTTCCGTCCGACAACGGCGCGGACGTCGCAGAGATTGCGCGCCACGTCCTGCCTGAAGACTGGTGCTTCAAAGGCATCGCGTGGAACACCTTCCATGCCACCTTTCCCGACAGTATaccacgccgaggcggcgccaGTGCCCAGGCCGCCACACCCCCGACCGaggtgccgagcggcaaGTCGGCGTTTACGTTTTCCTCCGAGACGAATATGTTCGGCGACCTGGGCGCCATGGCACGGCACTTTGCCTCGCTCAAGACACACTCCTACCTCTCCGCTTATGCCCAGGACCCCGatctgcagcagctgctgcgtgtCCGCCACGCACGCTACCTGTTGCTCCTTGCAGGTCTGTACACGGAACTAGGACAAAAAGGCTACACCTAA
- the SPT14 gene encoding phosphatidylinositol N-acetylglucosaminyltransferase (EggNog:ENOG503NWSA; TransMembrane:1 (o1820-1843i); CAZy:GT4; BUSCO:EOG09262TO9; COG:D; COG:I; COG:M; COG:O), with protein MSRARSAVEAAKGDGSERSLRAVLDLVRTPHEYDDGREGSTLSLGLDALQGWCKDAQPISADAWQLLQARLVDALGVSHTSTVNRARRILADVLRVWDASDRAVDLPKNLAAHASKYPDAQASLVLLDVLVAHYGTHIVGSDACAFFASLLAAMQAGRGSVSRRSRLAMAFVLACRNENQNRDVWLLPLAASLVHPDERGAENVVAHLVHPLLDACPDVLGDLLSALGGTSEKHVRALLAVLRAAKMRDLCTLVDDADADPQATPMRVPCSLLHACIASASPRIQVAALALTVEAKTPAALFCAAELDVVRAFFAASLMLPSAVARKDSIALFVKLLVRMRVGMHALAKKDKASPLLDAMHTLLRALFHAVLQAMHPGAPYACTVLGVSLLFLLLEASLTLPAPGEELHGFALQDAVRALHKAKTTYPGHAPFPGVAPSAALSERLLYLASESTYDDIQQTATLLLVRLAPVPEAELRTPTFVGTHIVAPSLERMGALKDSDAYAAVQLLQLYHIICAEDAAAQDEALARVYAAVGEIGEGGRSDTDAPWPLHLLRAHTALLNARLAYAEQHGVGAASHAQALHGTMAAVHLLAQRTSADGLAAEREVLGHCVRRAWALTSPVLCAAAPEGGAEDDDDNPLPELAHAMHIAQTDALDTPAYQRILSYAWRTMKEAAALHATVMRASPDTQQGSDLFLEWMLHIRHRGAFSTIYPQYEGVAKDLLRTSDSPTAWLQQLLARLDEQCEQFSTTRRSAGVGYAVLALLSAHAGKKAALVLEATIAQLVRMSQSEQPVRTIHALNILRVMVMDSTLAPSMRAHLGTALSRAVSCFCSPHWGVRNASMMLFSAISTRYFGIHALAQGSASKPLDGLLEASPALGAALVDTLRSESQRLSAADLAAVGHGSALYAVLLLLGTLQDGAAHGLPMDEVRSAVERCTHSANWKIREQAASCFCALLPTDEKTNVAGRILQDASLHDQNALHGQLVVLQKLGGDIPLMERIDLLEKNTCPATCAAYLDVVQRWQGDWTPVATWIAALLGEATGPVEKLRADPFLSWLLPNVLSLGMQSATACLPPAAALLQDVDRATALLRVLHERNEQGTLATMLSALGWDATALQGNLLGLALDENAALDCRIGAAELAETLSSTASCDWAAQAEALLVCVLCTEHTGVRDALLPLLGVAACYAPAEYVDQCVTVWELCADDSFSVESRLGTAHAVQKVYDHLAQNSDALFRAHRIVLRLLHDDSGDVRDVACAMLSTAAALPIGHACLASFVPAIEAMRVGDVQCTEYLWSTLCDTAPERFSRDAWSLLSQAALPAESSHALFPSEDENQYYDRVADMVRAYRYFVSRRLPLPPSVDLEAAAKEGASHLGGRVLDKAQFVEKLQYALVVQLDATLRGAPSPASDTLHALLIYPQCDTEERQAPPPALRIALISDFFFPNVGGVEGHMYMIGQHLLRRGHKVIVITHAYPPNRVGVRYLPCGMKVYYVPLQVIVRQDTLPNFFALLPLLRTILIREEIQLVHGHQALSSMAHEGIFHAKSMGLKAVFTDHSLFGFADVGSILTNKLLRFALADIDHVVCVSHTGRENTVLRAALRPSDVSTIPNAIDAQHFVPMDTAPKDHVCIVVLSRLMYRKGIDLLLTAIPRLCAMHPDLTFVIGGDGPKYVDLEQMRERYMLQDRVELVGAVRQRDVCAHLNKGHIFLNTSLTEAFGTSIIEATCTGLYVVTTRVGGIPELLPSSMMRLAEPTDEAIVRETNYAIAHIRAQKHDPVAQHKTVASMYSWTSTVRRLEIVYERAMNTPPRSSAARFARYASVGGPIAGKIVCIVVAVQMVMLIVLEWLLPAKQIVRAKSLQGTQPT; from the exons AtgagccgcgcgcggtcggcggtcgaggcggcgaaGGGCGATgggagcgagcgcagcctgcgtgccgtgctcgacctgGTCCGTACGCCGCACGAGTACGACGACGGGCGCGAGGGAAGCACCTtgtcgctcggcctcgatgCTTTGCAGGGCTGGTGCAAAGACGCCCAGCCGATCTCGGCAGACGCCTGGCAGCTGCtccaggcgcgcctcgtcgacgcgcttggCGTGTCGCATACCTCGACGGTGAACCGCGCACGGCGGATACTGGCGGATGTGCTGCGTGTGTGGGACGCCTCGGACCGTGCGGTCGACCTGCCGAAAaacctcgcggcgcatgcgaGCAAATACCCTGACGCCCAGGCATcgctcgtcctgctcgaTGTGCTTGTCGCGCACTACGGCACGCACATCGTCGGCAGCGATGCATGCGCTTTCTTTGCGTCGCTCCTCGCTGCCATGCAGGCGGGACGCGGCAGCGTgagccgccgctcgcgcctcGCTATGGCGTTTGTGCTTGCGTGCCGCAACGAGAACCAAAATAGGGACGTATGGCTCCTGCCGCTTGCCGCGAGCCTCGTGCACcccgacgagcgcggcgcagaaAATGTCGtggcgcacctcgtgcacccgctgctcgacgcgtgccCGGACGTACTCGGCGACTTGCtgagcgcgctcggcggaACGTCGGAAAAGCACGTACGTGCACTgctggccgtgctgcgtgcAGCCAAGATGCGCGATTTGTGTACGttggtcgacgacgcggatGCGGATCCGCAGGCGACACCGatgcgcgtgccgtgctCGCTCTTGCATGCGTGCATCGCGTCCGCATCGCCTCGCATCCaagtcgcggcgctcgcgctgacTGTCGAGGCCAAGACACCCGCAGCCCTCTTTTgcgcggccgagctggATGTCGTGCGGGCCTTCTTTGCCGCGAGCCTCAtgctgccgagcgctgTTGCACGCAAGGATAGCATCGCGCTGTTTGTCAAGCTCCtcgtgcgcatgcgcgtcgGCATGCATGCACTCGCAAAGAAGGACAAAGCGTCGCCGCTCCTCGATGCTATGCACACGCTGCTCCGTGCGCTCTTCCATGCCGTGCTGCAGGCCATGCATCCGGGGGCGCCGTACGCGTGCACCGTGCTGGGCGTATCGCTTCTCTttctcctgctcgaggcgtcgcTCACGCTTCCGGCACCGGGGGAAGAGCTGCACGGATTCGCATTGCAGGAtgccgtgcgtgcgctACACAAGGCCAAGACGACCTATCCTGGCCACGCACCGTTTCCGGGCGTCGCTCCGAGTGCGGCACTGAGCGAACGCTTGCTCTACCTTGCCTCGGAGAGCACCTATGACGATATCCAGCAGACTGCGACGCTCTTGcttgtgcgcctcgcgcccgtgcccgaggcggagctgCGCACACCGACGTTTGTTGGCACGCACATTGTCGCGCCGagtctcgagcgcatgggCGCTTTGAAGGACTCGGACGCGTACGCCGCCGTACAGCTCCTGCAGCTGTACCACATAATATGTGCAGAGGACGCTGCGGCACAGGACGAGGCACTCGCACGCGTGTATGCAGCCGTCGGTGAGATCGGCGAGGGGGGGAGAAGCGACACAGACGCTCCATGGCCCCTCCATCTCTTGCGTGCCcacacggcgctgctcaacgcgcgccttgcgtaCGCGGAGCAACAtggcgtcggcgctgcaTCGCATGCACAGGCGCTGCATGGCACCATGGCCGCCGTGCACCTCCTTGCccagcgcacgagcgccgacgGACTCGCGGCTGAGCGCGAAGTGCTTGGCCACTGCGTCCGCCGTGCGTGGGCGCTCACCTCGCCGGTGCTCtgtgctgcggcgccggaaggcggcgccgaggacgacgacgataATCCCCTGCCTGAACTTGCGCACGCGATGCATATTGCACAGACCGACGCACTCGATACCCCTGCGTACCAACGCATCCTGTCGTATGCATGGCGCACGATGAAAGAGGCTGCTGCATTGCATGCGACAGTCATGCGTGCCTCGCCGGACACGCAGCAGGGCAGCGACCTATTTCTCGAGTGGATGCTTCATATCCGGCACCGCGGCGCTTTTAGTACGATCTATCCCCAGTACGAAGGCGTGGCCAAGGACTtgttgcgcacgagcgacaGCCCGACTGCGTGGCTccagcagctgctcgcgcgcctggaCGAGCAGTGCGAGCAGTTtagcacgacgcgccgcagcgcgggTGTCGGCTACGCGGTTCTTGCTCTGCTTAGTGCCCACGCCGGAAAAAAGGCGGCGCTTGTGCTGGAAGCGACCATCGCacagctcgtgcgcatgTCACAGAGCGAGCAGCCTGTGCGTACAATTCACGCCCTGAACATCTTGCGTGTAATGGTCATGGACAGCACACTGGCACCGTCGATGCGTGCTCacctcggcacggcgctctcgcgcgccgtctCGTGCTTCTGCTCGCCGCACTGGGGCGTGCGCAATGCGTCGATGATGCTCTTCTCGGCCATCAGCACACGGTACTTTGGCATCCATGCTTTGGCGCAGGGCTCCGCGTCCAAGCCACTGGACGGCCTCCTCGAGGCAAGCCCGGCATTGGGCGCGGCACTggtcgacacgctgcgGTCCGAGTCACAGCgcttgagcgccgcggATCTTGCGGCGGTGGGGCACGGCTCGGCGCTGTACGCTGTTcttctccttctcggcacgctccaggatggcgcagcgcacggacTCCCAATGGACGAAGTGCGCTCTGCAGTCGAGCGGTGCACACACAGCGCCAACTGGAAGATTCGCGAGCAGGCTGCCTCCTGCTTTTGCGCACTTCTGCCGACCGACGAAAAGACCAATGTGGCAGGCCGCATCTTGCAGGACGCCTCGCTGCACGACCAGAACGCGCTGCATGGGCAGCTCGTCGTTCTGCAGAAGCTCGGTGGGGATATCCCGCTGATGGAGCGCATCGATCTCTTGGAGAAGAATACATGCCCTGCGACGTGTGCGGCCTATCTGGACGTCGTCCAGCGCTGGCAAGGCGACTGGACACCGGTCGCTACGTGGATTGCCGCATTGTTGGGCGAGGCAACGGGGCCTGTTGAAaagctgcgtgcggacCCTTTCCTGAGCTGGCTCCTGCCCAACGTGCTATCCCTCGGCATGCAGTCGGCCACGGCGTGCCTACCTCCTGCTGCTGCCCTCCTCCAGGACGTGGACagagcgacggcgctccTCCGTGTGCTTCACGAGCGCAACGAGCAGGGCACACTCGCCACGATGCTCTCCGCGCTGGGCTGGGATGCGACAGCCTTGCAAGGCAACCTActtggccttgcgctcgacgaaaATGCCGCCCTGGACTGCCGCATTGGCGCTGCGGAGCTTGCCGAGACGCTCAGTagcaccgcgtcgtgcgaCTGGGCTGCACAGGCAGAGGCTCTGCTCGTATGTGTCTTGTGTACAGAGCACActggcgtgcgcgacgcgctcctcccTCTACTGGGCGTCGCAGCATGCTATGCACCTGCGGAATACGTCGACCAGTGCGTTACGGTGTGGGAGCTGTGTGCCGACGACTCCTTCTCGGTCGAGTCGCGTCTTGGCACGGCACACGCCGTACAAAAGGTCTATGACCACCTCGCACAAAACAGCGACGCACTCTtccgtgcgcaccgcatTGTCTTGCGTCTCTTGCACGACGACAGTGGCGatgtgcgcgacgtcgctTGTGCCATGCTCagcacggcggccgcacTGCCGATCGGCCACGCGTGCCTTGCATCGTTTGTGCCTGCCatcgaggcgatgcgcgtcggcgacgtgcagtGCACCGAGTACCTGTGGAGTACGCTGTGCGACACGGCCCCCGAGCGTTTCTCTCGCGACGCATGGAGTCTGCTGTCCCAAG CCGCGCTTCCTGCCGAGTCGAGTCATGCTCTGTTCCCCTCCGAAGACGAAAATCAGTACTACGACCGAGTTGCAGACATGGTGCGTGCGTACCGCTACTTTGTGTCTCGTCGTCTGCCGCTGCCTCCGAGCGTCGACCTGGAGGCAGCGGCAAAGGAAGGCGCATCGCACCTGGGcgggcgcgtgctcgacaaggcgcAGTTTGTGGAGAAACTGCAGTACGCGCTGGTCGTGCAGCTGGACGCGACGCTACGCGGCGCCCCATCGCCGGCTTCGGACACGCTCCATGCGCTGCTCATTTATCCCCAGTGTGACACCGAGGAAaggcaagcgccgccgccggcgctccgCATCGC ACTCATTTCCGACTTTTTCTTTCCGAACGTGGGCGGTGTGGAAGGACACATGTACATGATCGGGCAGCACTTGCTGCGCCGTGGGCACAAG GTGATTGTCATCACACATGCCTATCCCCCCAatcgcgtcggcgtgcgctaTCTCCCGTGCGGCATGAAGGTGTACTATGTGCCGCTGCAGGTCATTGTGCGTCAAGATACCCTGCCGAACTTTTTTGCGCTGCttccgctgctgcgcactATCCTCATCCGTGAGGAAATCCAACTGGTGCATGGCCACCAGGCCCTCTCGAGCATGGCGCACGAAGGCATCTTTCATGCAAAGAGCATGGGCCTCAAAGCAGTGTTTACTGACCACTCGCTGTTTGGCTTTGCGGATGTGGGCAGTATCCTGACAAACAAGCTTTTGCGTTTTGCGCTTGCCGACATTGACCATGTGGTGTGTGTGAGCCATACCGGCCGCGAAAACACcgtgctgcgtgccgcgctaCGCCCGAGCGACGTGTCGACGATTCCCAATGCAATTGACGCTCAGCACTTCGTGCCAATGGATACAGCGCCCAAGGATCACG TGTGCATTGTCGTTCTGAGCCGGCTGATGTACCGCAAAGGCATCGACCTGCTGCTCACGGCGATTCCGCGTCTGTGTGCCATGCATCCCGACTTGACGTTTGTaatcggcggcgacgggcCGAAGTACGTCGACCTGGAGCAGATGCGCGAGCGGTATATGCTCCAggaccgcgtcgagctcgtcggcgctgtgcgccagcgcgacgtgtGTGCGCACCTCAACAAGGGGCACATCTTTTTGAATACGTCGCTTACCGAGGCGTTCGGCACGTCGATCATCGAGGCGACATGTACCGGCCTCTATGTCGtgacgacgcgcgtcggcggcatcCCCGAGCTTCTCCCAAGCTCCATGATGCGCCTTGCTGAACCGACGGACGAGG CCATTGTCCGCGAGACCAACTACGCGATCGCCCACATTCGTGCGCAAAAGCACGACccggtcgcgcagcacaaAACTGTCGCAAGTATGTACTCGTGGACTTCGACCGTacgccgcctcgagatTGTGTACGAGCGTGCGATGAATACCCCTccccgctcgagcgcggcgcgattTGCGCGGTACGCATCCGTCGGTGGCCCCATTGCTGGCAAGATTGTCTGCATTGTGGTTGCCGTGCAGATGGTGATGCTCATCGTGCTCGAGTGGCTCCTTCCTGCGAAACAGATTGTGCGCGCGAAATCGCTACAGGGTACACAGCCTACATAG